The Mucilaginibacter yixingensis genome window below encodes:
- a CDS encoding SCO family protein, with protein MKKILILVAILAVPGFLYYLLTVGGKNRYKPLPFYGPKQLSGTFHKFHGKEIPDTLYHTIPDFNLTDQDGKPASFKTIGNKITVFSFFYTHCTDGCDVSNGYLDSLAKFYAKNKLITFASITVDPQRDKPEALKQYAAKFNLPSSKWLFLTGDTSAISALASKGLLVDALQNGSNDFIYSKKLILVDPEHRIRGYYNGTDVKEVERLNDEMKVQIAEELRKIKAPDL; from the coding sequence GGTGCCAGGATTTTTGTATTATTTACTGACCGTTGGCGGTAAAAATCGCTATAAGCCACTGCCTTTTTACGGTCCCAAACAGCTCTCGGGTACGTTCCATAAATTTCATGGCAAGGAGATTCCGGATACGCTGTATCATACCATTCCCGATTTTAATCTGACCGATCAGGACGGTAAACCTGCATCCTTCAAAACCATCGGGAACAAGATCACTGTTTTCAGTTTCTTTTATACCCATTGTACCGATGGCTGCGATGTGAGCAATGGATACCTGGATAGCCTGGCTAAGTTTTATGCTAAAAACAAGCTGATCACTTTTGCCAGTATAACGGTAGACCCGCAGCGCGATAAGCCTGAGGCTTTGAAGCAGTATGCGGCTAAGTTTAATCTGCCGTCATCAAAATGGTTGTTCCTGACGGGGGATACTTCGGCCATCAGCGCACTGGCTTCAAAGGGACTATTGGTTGATGCCTTGCAGAATGGTAGCAATGATTTCATCTACAGCAAAAAACTGATCCTGGTTGATCCCGAGCATCGCATCCGCGGTTATTACAATGGTACCGATGTGAAAGAGGTGGAACGCCTGAACGACGAAATGAAGGTGCAGATTGCCGAAGAACTGCGCAAGATCAAAGCCCCAGATCTATAA